The Aureitalea marina genome includes a window with the following:
- a CDS encoding SDR family oxidoreductase: protein MSREFENKWAVILGGSSGLGLASAIKLASHGMNICVVHRDRRSDLAQIEKNWELIRSQHVEFKTINTDALKLDSRQKVLDEIGSNQVYLLLHSLAKGNLKPLKGDRDQRLSSQDLSLTTNAMGGSLLDWAQELISSDKFSNPARIIAFTSEGNQRTWPAYGAVSAAKGVLEALIRQMAVEYAGLGISTNAIQAGVTLTPSFQMIPNNEKMAYMAEKRNPFGRLTTPQDIAKVVYLLSRPEADWINGAIIKADGGESLR, encoded by the coding sequence ATGAGTCGCGAATTTGAAAATAAATGGGCTGTCATTCTTGGAGGGAGTAGTGGCCTTGGATTAGCATCTGCAATAAAACTGGCCTCCCATGGAATGAACATTTGTGTTGTTCATCGGGACCGGCGTTCAGATCTGGCCCAAATTGAAAAAAATTGGGAGTTAATCCGATCACAACACGTTGAATTTAAAACTATTAATACGGACGCTTTAAAGTTAGACTCGAGGCAAAAGGTGCTCGATGAAATTGGTTCGAACCAAGTGTACTTACTTCTTCACAGCCTGGCTAAAGGTAATCTTAAACCCTTAAAGGGAGATCGGGACCAACGACTTAGTAGCCAGGACCTGTCCTTGACCACTAATGCCATGGGTGGAAGTTTGCTGGATTGGGCCCAGGAGTTGATTTCATCCGACAAATTTTCCAATCCTGCCCGAATTATTGCCTTTACCAGTGAAGGAAATCAACGAACCTGGCCTGCTTATGGCGCGGTTTCTGCCGCTAAAGGCGTATTGGAAGCCCTGATCAGGCAAATGGCCGTAGAATATGCAGGTCTGGGGATATCAACCAATGCCATTCAAGCAGGTGTTACCCTGACACCTTCTTTTCAGATGATCCCGAATAACGAGAAGATGGCCTATATGGCCGAAAAACGGAACCCCTTTGGGAGGCTGACCACTCCTCAGGACATTGCCAAGGTAGTTTACCTCTTGAGCAGGCCAGAGGCCGATTGGATCAATGGAGCCATCATAAAAGCAGATGGAGGTGAATCCTTGAGGTAA
- a CDS encoding 3-hydroxyacyl-ACP dehydratase FabZ family protein translates to MNLEEKIVRELPYGRGFCFVDQILEVDEHSIRAQYHFDPHLSFYRDHFPDNPVTPGVILTECMAQVTLVCQGMYLLNSSDNTAGTAFALSESDVQFLLPVAPGTQVEVTGEVEYFRFNKLKTKARMYNESGELLCKATLSGMIVNKIGE, encoded by the coding sequence ATGAATCTAGAAGAAAAAATCGTCCGAGAATTGCCCTATGGCCGGGGTTTCTGTTTTGTAGACCAAATTCTGGAGGTCGATGAGCATTCCATCAGGGCTCAATATCATTTCGATCCTCACTTGAGCTTTTACCGGGACCACTTTCCTGATAATCCCGTAACGCCGGGAGTGATACTGACTGAATGTATGGCCCAGGTCACATTGGTCTGCCAAGGCATGTACTTATTGAACAGCTCGGATAATACTGCAGGAACGGCTTTTGCTTTGAGTGAGAGTGACGTACAGTTCCTTTTACCTGTTGCCCCAGGAACGCAAGTCGAAGTGACCGGCGAGGTTGAATATTTCAGGTTCAATAAACTCAAGACCAAAGCCAGGATGTACAATGAATCCGGAGAACTGCTGTGTAAGGCAACCCTGAGTGGAATGATCGTAAATAAGATAGGTGAGTAA
- a CDS encoding acyl carrier protein, whose amino-acid sequence MTPDSIYKTLKPIIEQYLPEDVSVDEISPEADLTGELNINSAHLVDIVLDVEDAFDIELTNDDMENLRTVQDAVDIIWKKAD is encoded by the coding sequence ATGACCCCAGACTCCATCTATAAAACACTCAAGCCCATCATAGAACAATACTTGCCAGAAGATGTCAGCGTTGATGAAATAAGCCCAGAGGCCGACCTAACCGGCGAGCTGAACATCAATTCTGCCCATTTGGTCGACATCGTCCTGGATGTGGAGGATGCCTTTGACATCGAACTGACTAACGATGATATGGAGAACTTGAGAACGGTTCAGGACGCTGTGGATATCATCTGGAAAAAAGCCGATTGA
- a CDS encoding class I SAM-dependent rRNA methyltransferase, giving the protein MGNLSEGTPTKRLAVKLKPAAQTQLIKGHPWIFDQGIAKISEAGKAGDLCVIFDNRTNKLIGIGLFDPDSVIRIKIIHRGGPIQINPDFFQEKLLRAMAVRRPLTELDVTAYRVIFGENDGFPAIILDRYNDVLVVKIYSEIWVPYLEMLIQVLAEQLSPRAIVGRLGRKVAEGNGFNFKDGDLLYGELENPEVLFREHGVKFQANLIKGHKTGFFLDHRQNRKRVGDLSRDKRVLDVFSYAGGFSIHALHGGAAEVHSLDVSAQALQLAQDNAGLNDHKGTHFIHQGDAFQLLSDMVQKGEQFDLVVIDPPSFAGQASQVKLALKQYGRLARLGEQLTKDGGMLVLASCSSRVTAQSFFDRCEHSFREMDRKFKVLETTYHDQDHPIGFPEGAYLKCRYYRL; this is encoded by the coding sequence ATGGGGAATCTTTCTGAGGGAACTCCTACCAAACGGCTGGCGGTAAAACTGAAACCTGCCGCACAAACACAACTCATTAAAGGGCACCCCTGGATATTCGATCAAGGGATCGCTAAGATCAGCGAAGCGGGAAAAGCAGGAGATCTCTGCGTGATCTTTGATAATCGCACCAATAAACTGATAGGTATCGGTTTATTCGACCCTGATTCGGTGATCAGGATCAAGATCATCCATCGAGGGGGTCCGATACAGATCAACCCAGACTTCTTTCAAGAGAAATTACTCCGTGCAATGGCTGTCAGAAGACCATTGACGGAACTGGATGTGACGGCTTACCGGGTGATCTTTGGAGAGAATGATGGTTTTCCAGCCATCATCCTGGATCGTTACAATGATGTACTGGTTGTGAAAATATATTCCGAGATCTGGGTCCCATACCTGGAAATGCTTATCCAGGTGCTTGCGGAGCAGTTATCACCCAGAGCCATAGTGGGACGTCTTGGTCGCAAGGTAGCAGAAGGCAACGGCTTTAATTTTAAGGATGGGGATCTTCTTTACGGTGAACTAGAAAACCCTGAGGTGCTTTTCAGGGAACACGGCGTAAAATTCCAGGCTAACTTGATCAAAGGACATAAAACAGGCTTCTTCCTAGACCATCGGCAAAATAGGAAGCGAGTTGGGGATTTGAGCCGGGATAAACGTGTTCTGGATGTTTTTAGCTATGCCGGTGGATTTTCCATTCATGCTCTACACGGCGGAGCTGCAGAGGTTCACAGCCTGGATGTGAGTGCACAGGCTCTTCAGTTAGCCCAAGACAATGCTGGATTGAATGATCACAAAGGCACTCATTTTATACATCAGGGAGATGCTTTCCAGTTACTCTCGGACATGGTCCAAAAGGGAGAACAATTTGACCTGGTGGTCATCGATCCACCCAGTTTTGCCGGCCAGGCTTCACAAGTGAAGCTTGCATTAAAGCAATATGGTCGTCTGGCAAGATTAGGCGAGCAATTGACAAAAGATGGTGGTATGCTTGTCCTGGCCAGTTGTTCTTCTCGAGTCACTGCACAGTCTTTTTTTGACCGCTGTGAACATTCGTTTCGCGAAATGGATCGAAAATTTAAGGTTCTGGAAACGACCTATCACGACCAGGACCATCCCATAGGTTTTCCTGAAGGAGCCTATCTCAAATGCCGCTACTACCGCCTCTAA